One Lemur catta isolate mLemCat1 chromosome 15, mLemCat1.pri, whole genome shotgun sequence genomic window carries:
- the PIK3R5 gene encoding phosphoinositide 3-kinase regulatory subunit 5 isoform X2: MQPGATTCTEDRIQHALERCLHGLSLGRRSTSWSAGLCLNCWSLQELVSRDPGHFLILLEQILQKTREVQEKGTYDLLAPLALLFYSTVLCTPHFPPDSDLLLKAARTYHRFLTWPIPYCSIFQELLTFIDAELKAPGISYQRLVRAEQGLPIRSHRSSTVTVLLLNPVEVQAEFLAVADKLSAPGHSPHSTYTTLLLHAFQATFGAHCDFPGLHCRLQAKTLAELEDIFTETAEAQELASGIGDAAEARQWLRTKLQAVGEKAGFPGVLGTAKPGKLHTIPIPVARCYTYSWNQDSFDILQEILLKEQELLQPGILGDDEEEEEEEEEEEDLETDGHCAERDSLLSTSSLVSRDSTLSLASSQASGPALSRHLLSSFVSGLSDGMDSGYVEDSEESSPEWPGRPGSQGGRGHRRPGQKFNRIYKLFKSTSQLVLRRDSRSLEGSSDVPLRRAGSLCSPLDNLEPPPSRAQRSFSLPQAKLSTQLSSWLLAPASRHQRRRPFLSGDEDPKASTLRVVVFGSDRISGKVARAYSKLRRLENNRPLLTRFFKLQFFYVPVKRSQGTSSGACPAPLKQTPPPHTDSPRHPSPAELGTAPWEESTNDISHYLGMLDPWYERNVLGLMHLPPEVLCQSLKAEARPLDGSPAQLPILADMLLYYCRFAARPVLLQVYQTELTFITGEKTTEIFIHSLELGHSAATRAIKASGPGSKRLGIDGDREAVPLTLQIIYSKGAISGRSRWSTLEKVCTSVNLNKACRKQEELDSSMEALTLNLTEVVKRQNSKSKKGFNQISTSQIKVDKVQIIGSNSCPFAVCLDQDERKILQSVVRCEVSPCYKPEKSGLSPPPQRPPNLPAQAAPDLCSLLCLPIMTFSGALP; encoded by the exons ccGGGCTGTGCCTGAACTGCTGGAGCCTGCAGGAGCTGGTCAGCAGGGACCCGGGCCACTTCCTCATCCTCCTTGAGCAGATCCTGCAGAAAACCCGAGAG GTCCAAGAGAAGGGCACCTATGACCTGCTCGCCCCCCTGGCCTTGCTATTCTACTCTACTGTCCTCTGT ACACCACACTTCCCGCCAGACTCAGATCTCCTTCTGAAAGCAGCCAGAACCTACCACCGATTCCTGACCTGGCCTATTCCTTACTGCAGCATCTTCCAGGAACTGCTCACCTTCATCGATGCTGAACTCAAGGCCCCAG GAATCTCCTACCAGCGACTGGTGAGGGCCGAGCAGGGCCTGCCCATCAGGAGCCACCGCAGCTCCACCGT CACTGTGCTGTTGCTGAACCCAGTGGAGGTGCAGGCCGAGTTCCTCGCCGTGGCTGACAAGCTGAGCGCGCCCGGGCACTCGCCCCACAGCACCTACACCACCCTGCTCCTGCACGCCTTCCAGGCCACCTTTGGGGCCCACTGTGACTTCCCAGGCCTGCACTGCAGGCTGCAG GCCAAGACCCTGGCAGAGCTTGAGGACATCTTCACAGAGACTGCAGAGGCACAGGAGCTGGCCTCCGGCATCGGGGACGCTGCAGAGGCCCGGCAGTGGCTCAGGACCAAGCTGCAGGCGGTGGGAGAAAAGGCCGGCTTCCCTGGGGTGTTAG GCACTGCAAAACCCGGGAAGCTCCATACCATCCCCATCCCCGTCGCCAGGTGCTACACCTACAGCTGGAACCAGGACAGCTTTG ACATCCTGCAGGAAATCCTGCTCAAGGAACAGGAGCTGCTCCAGCCAGGGATCCTGGGGGAcgatgaagaggaggaagaggaggaagaggaggaggaggacttggAAACTGACGGACATTGTGCCGAGAGGGACTCCCTGCTTTCCACGAGCTCCTTGGTGTCCCGTGACTCCACCCTGTCCCTTGCCTCCTCCCAGGCCTCAGGGCCAGCCCTCTCCCGCCACCTGCTGAGCTCGTTTGTGTCGGGCCTCTCAGATGGCATGGACAGTGGCTACGTGGAGGACAGTGAGGAGAGCTCCCCCGAGTGGCCAGGGAGGCCTGGCAGCCAGGGAGGCCGGGGCCACCGCAGGCCTGGGCAGAAGTTCAACAGGATCTACAAACTCTTCAAGAGCACTAGCCAGCTGGTGCTGCGGAGGGACTCTCGGAGCCTGGAGGGCAGCTCGGACGTGCCCCTGCGGCGGGCAGGGAGCCTCTGCAGCCCCCTGGACAACCTGGAACCACCCCCCTCCCGGGCCCAGCgctccttctccctgccccaggccaagCTCAGCACCCAGCTGTCCAGCTGGCTCCTGGCCCCTGCTTCACGCCACCAGCGCCGCCGCCCCTTCCTCAGTGGGGACGAGGACCCCAAGGCTTCCACGCTACGTGTTGTGGTCTTTGGCTCTGATCGGATTTCAGGGAAGGTGGCTCGGGCGTATAGCAAACTTCG GCGACTGGAGAACAATCGCCCGCTCCTCACACGGTTCTTCAAGCTTCAGTTCTTCTACGTGCCGGTGAAGCGAAGCCAGGGGACCAGCTCTGGTGCCTGTCCAGCCCCTCTGAAacagacacccccaccccacacggACTCCCCGAGGCACCCCAGCCCTGCA GAGCTGGGCACGGCCCCATGGGAAGAGAGCACCAATGACATCTCCCACTACCTCGGCATGCTCGACCCCTGGTACGAGCGCAATGTGCTGGGCCTCATGCACCTGCCGCCTGAAGTTCTGTGCCAG TCCCTGAAGGCCGAAGCCCGGCCCCTGGATGGCTCCCCCGCCCAGCTGCCCATCCTGGCCGACATGCTGCTGTACTACTGCCGCTTTGCCGCCAGGCCGGTGCTGCTGCAGGTCTATCAGACCGAG CTGACCTTCATCACTGGGGAGAAGACGACGGAGATCTTCATTCACTCCTTGGAGCTGGGTCACTCTGCTGCCACACGGGCCATCAAGGCTTCTG GTCCCGGCAGCAAGCGGCTGGGCATCGATGGCGACCGGGAGGCCGTCCCTCTAACACTACAGATAATTTACAGCAAG GGGGCCATCAGTGGACGAAGTCGCTGGAGCACCCTGGAGAAGGTCTGTACCTCCGTCAACCTCAACAAGGCCTGCCGGAAGCAGGAGGAGCTGG ACTCCAGCATGGAAGCCCTGACGCTAAACCTGACAGAAGTGGTGAAAAGGCAGAACTCCAAATCCAAGAAGGGCTTTAACCAG ATCAGCACGTCGCAGATCAAGGTGGACAAGGTGCAGATTATCGGCTCCAACAGCTGCCCCTTTGCCGTGTGTCTCGACCAGGACGAGAGAAAGATCCTACAGAGTGTGGTCAG GTGTGAGGTCTCACCCTGCTACAAGCCGGAGAAGAGTGGCCTCTCCCCGCCACCCCAGAGGCCCCCCAACCTGCCGGCCCAGGCTGCACCCGACCTCTGCTCCCTCCTGTGCCTGCCCATCATGACTTTCAGTGGCGCCCTGCCCTAG
- the PIK3R5 gene encoding phosphoinositide 3-kinase regulatory subunit 5 isoform X1: protein MQPGATTCTEDRIQHALERCLHGLSLGRRSTSWSAGLCLNCWSLQELVSRDPGHFLILLEQILQKTREVQEKGTYDLLAPLALLFYSTVLCTPHFPPDSDLLLKAARTYHRFLTWPIPYCSIFQELLTFIDAELKAPGISYQRLVRAEQGLPIRSHRSSTVTVLLLNPVEVQAEFLAVADKLSAPGHSPHSTYTTLLLHAFQATFGAHCDFPGLHCRLQAKTLAELEDIFTETAEAQELASGIGDAAEARQWLRTKLQAVGEKAGFPGVLGTAKPGKLHTIPIPVARCYTYSWNQDSFDILQEILLKEQELLQPGILGDDEEEEEEEEEEEDLETDGHCAERDSLLSTSSLVSRDSTLSLASSQASGPALSRHLLSSFVSGLSDGMDSGYVEDSEESSPEWPGRPGSQGGRGHRRPGQKFNRIYKLFKSTSQLVLRRDSRSLEGSSDVPLRRAGSLCSPLDNLEPPPSRAQRSFSLPQAKLSTQLSSWLLAPASRHQRRRPFLSGDEDPKASTLRVVVFGSDRISGKVARAYSKLRRLENNRPLLTRFFKLQFFYVPVKRSQGTSSGACPAPLKQTPPPHTDSPRHPSPAELGTAPWEESTNDISHYLGMLDPWYERNVLGLMHLPPEVLCQQSLKAEARPLDGSPAQLPILADMLLYYCRFAARPVLLQVYQTELTFITGEKTTEIFIHSLELGHSAATRAIKASGPGSKRLGIDGDREAVPLTLQIIYSKGAISGRSRWSTLEKVCTSVNLNKACRKQEELDSSMEALTLNLTEVVKRQNSKSKKGFNQISTSQIKVDKVQIIGSNSCPFAVCLDQDERKILQSVVRCEVSPCYKPEKSGLSPPPQRPPNLPAQAAPDLCSLLCLPIMTFSGALP from the exons ccGGGCTGTGCCTGAACTGCTGGAGCCTGCAGGAGCTGGTCAGCAGGGACCCGGGCCACTTCCTCATCCTCCTTGAGCAGATCCTGCAGAAAACCCGAGAG GTCCAAGAGAAGGGCACCTATGACCTGCTCGCCCCCCTGGCCTTGCTATTCTACTCTACTGTCCTCTGT ACACCACACTTCCCGCCAGACTCAGATCTCCTTCTGAAAGCAGCCAGAACCTACCACCGATTCCTGACCTGGCCTATTCCTTACTGCAGCATCTTCCAGGAACTGCTCACCTTCATCGATGCTGAACTCAAGGCCCCAG GAATCTCCTACCAGCGACTGGTGAGGGCCGAGCAGGGCCTGCCCATCAGGAGCCACCGCAGCTCCACCGT CACTGTGCTGTTGCTGAACCCAGTGGAGGTGCAGGCCGAGTTCCTCGCCGTGGCTGACAAGCTGAGCGCGCCCGGGCACTCGCCCCACAGCACCTACACCACCCTGCTCCTGCACGCCTTCCAGGCCACCTTTGGGGCCCACTGTGACTTCCCAGGCCTGCACTGCAGGCTGCAG GCCAAGACCCTGGCAGAGCTTGAGGACATCTTCACAGAGACTGCAGAGGCACAGGAGCTGGCCTCCGGCATCGGGGACGCTGCAGAGGCCCGGCAGTGGCTCAGGACCAAGCTGCAGGCGGTGGGAGAAAAGGCCGGCTTCCCTGGGGTGTTAG GCACTGCAAAACCCGGGAAGCTCCATACCATCCCCATCCCCGTCGCCAGGTGCTACACCTACAGCTGGAACCAGGACAGCTTTG ACATCCTGCAGGAAATCCTGCTCAAGGAACAGGAGCTGCTCCAGCCAGGGATCCTGGGGGAcgatgaagaggaggaagaggaggaagaggaggaggaggacttggAAACTGACGGACATTGTGCCGAGAGGGACTCCCTGCTTTCCACGAGCTCCTTGGTGTCCCGTGACTCCACCCTGTCCCTTGCCTCCTCCCAGGCCTCAGGGCCAGCCCTCTCCCGCCACCTGCTGAGCTCGTTTGTGTCGGGCCTCTCAGATGGCATGGACAGTGGCTACGTGGAGGACAGTGAGGAGAGCTCCCCCGAGTGGCCAGGGAGGCCTGGCAGCCAGGGAGGCCGGGGCCACCGCAGGCCTGGGCAGAAGTTCAACAGGATCTACAAACTCTTCAAGAGCACTAGCCAGCTGGTGCTGCGGAGGGACTCTCGGAGCCTGGAGGGCAGCTCGGACGTGCCCCTGCGGCGGGCAGGGAGCCTCTGCAGCCCCCTGGACAACCTGGAACCACCCCCCTCCCGGGCCCAGCgctccttctccctgccccaggccaagCTCAGCACCCAGCTGTCCAGCTGGCTCCTGGCCCCTGCTTCACGCCACCAGCGCCGCCGCCCCTTCCTCAGTGGGGACGAGGACCCCAAGGCTTCCACGCTACGTGTTGTGGTCTTTGGCTCTGATCGGATTTCAGGGAAGGTGGCTCGGGCGTATAGCAAACTTCG GCGACTGGAGAACAATCGCCCGCTCCTCACACGGTTCTTCAAGCTTCAGTTCTTCTACGTGCCGGTGAAGCGAAGCCAGGGGACCAGCTCTGGTGCCTGTCCAGCCCCTCTGAAacagacacccccaccccacacggACTCCCCGAGGCACCCCAGCCCTGCA GAGCTGGGCACGGCCCCATGGGAAGAGAGCACCAATGACATCTCCCACTACCTCGGCATGCTCGACCCCTGGTACGAGCGCAATGTGCTGGGCCTCATGCACCTGCCGCCTGAAGTTCTGTGCCAG CAGTCCCTGAAGGCCGAAGCCCGGCCCCTGGATGGCTCCCCCGCCCAGCTGCCCATCCTGGCCGACATGCTGCTGTACTACTGCCGCTTTGCCGCCAGGCCGGTGCTGCTGCAGGTCTATCAGACCGAG CTGACCTTCATCACTGGGGAGAAGACGACGGAGATCTTCATTCACTCCTTGGAGCTGGGTCACTCTGCTGCCACACGGGCCATCAAGGCTTCTG GTCCCGGCAGCAAGCGGCTGGGCATCGATGGCGACCGGGAGGCCGTCCCTCTAACACTACAGATAATTTACAGCAAG GGGGCCATCAGTGGACGAAGTCGCTGGAGCACCCTGGAGAAGGTCTGTACCTCCGTCAACCTCAACAAGGCCTGCCGGAAGCAGGAGGAGCTGG ACTCCAGCATGGAAGCCCTGACGCTAAACCTGACAGAAGTGGTGAAAAGGCAGAACTCCAAATCCAAGAAGGGCTTTAACCAG ATCAGCACGTCGCAGATCAAGGTGGACAAGGTGCAGATTATCGGCTCCAACAGCTGCCCCTTTGCCGTGTGTCTCGACCAGGACGAGAGAAAGATCCTACAGAGTGTGGTCAG GTGTGAGGTCTCACCCTGCTACAAGCCGGAGAAGAGTGGCCTCTCCCCGCCACCCCAGAGGCCCCCCAACCTGCCGGCCCAGGCTGCACCCGACCTCTGCTCCCTCCTGTGCCTGCCCATCATGACTTTCAGTGGCGCCCTGCCCTAG